A window from Syntrophorhabdaceae bacterium encodes these proteins:
- the meaB gene encoding methylmalonyl Co-A mutase-associated GTPase MeaB, with amino-acid sequence MELVKKVLQGDEGSAARLISMIEEGLDEGYEAVSLIFPYTGKAHVIGVTGGPGAGKSTLINRLAASYGRQREKVGVIAVDPTSAKGDGAFLGDRVRMRDAERVEGTFIRSMAHRGFPGGIAKATLGAVYVLEGLGKGVILVESVGAGQTEMQVSTVCDSVITVLTPDYGDEIQLMKAGLIEIGDIVVMNKMDRAGAAEAAEDIALHLAGRKDNNWQIPVLTIQANKGEGIERLMATLDLHRRHVRDDAQGKSATKEKLKRLVLTLSKEEAWSALLSEVQDNEGFAGVMERLQNKEIDPYKAVRMVLKLALPKKYRKTARRSRRA; translated from the coding sequence ATGGAGTTGGTAAAAAAGGTTCTTCAAGGGGATGAGGGAAGCGCTGCCCGTCTTATCTCGATGATTGAGGAAGGGCTTGATGAGGGGTATGAGGCGGTTTCGCTGATCTTTCCGTATACCGGCAAGGCACATGTAATTGGAGTAACAGGCGGGCCGGGGGCAGGAAAGAGCACGTTGATCAACAGGCTTGCGGCGAGTTATGGCCGCCAGAGGGAGAAGGTCGGGGTTATTGCTGTAGATCCAACAAGTGCAAAGGGGGATGGCGCCTTTCTCGGTGACCGGGTGAGGATGAGAGATGCTGAAAGGGTGGAGGGTACCTTCATCCGGTCCATGGCCCACCGGGGTTTTCCGGGAGGTATCGCAAAGGCAACATTGGGAGCGGTATATGTCCTTGAAGGTCTCGGCAAAGGGGTTATCCTCGTTGAGAGCGTCGGTGCCGGACAGACAGAGATGCAGGTATCGACGGTCTGTGATTCTGTTATCACGGTTCTTACGCCTGATTACGGGGATGAGATCCAATTGATGAAGGCAGGGCTCATTGAGATAGGGGACATTGTGGTGATGAATAAGATGGACAGGGCCGGGGCAGCAGAGGCCGCAGAGGATATCGCGCTGCACCTTGCGGGCCGCAAAGATAACAACTGGCAGATACCGGTCTTAACAATACAGGCGAATAAAGGCGAGGGCATTGAGAGGCTTATGGCGACCCTTGATCTGCATCGCAGACATGTGCGGGACGACGCTCAGGGGAAGTCTGCAACGAAGGAAAAATTGAAAAGATTGGTACTTACCCTCTCCAAAGAAGAGGCATGGAGCGCACTCCTCTCTGAGGTGCAGGACAACGAGGGGTTTGCGGGGGTCATGGAGAGGCTTCAGAACAAGGAGATCGATCCTTATAAGGCTGTCCGGATGGTTTTAAAATTGGCACTGCCAAAAAAATACAGAAAAACAGCCAGGCGCAGCAGGCGGGCATAA
- a CDS encoding GntR family transcriptional regulator — MDVSYDQVSIRKGRFLREQVYKTLKTSILNQTLPQNKRLVEEKLAEELGTSRTPVREAIQKLEKEGLIHKLSKGGYAVSAITDEDVEEVFGIRGILEGYAAYLATMRVTDEDIRSLEEIVDREEQCLQRGDIEECIRLNTEFHDRLYRTARSAKLYGIINDLRDYIYRYRIIILRYEGMAEVSIKDHREMILLMKSKRATRVERLVRKHITRGKTIVKKKIKQEVLKHGVGKKGSSRG, encoded by the coding sequence ATGGACGTCTCGTACGACCAGGTCAGTATCAGGAAAGGGAGATTTTTGAGGGAACAGGTATACAAAACCCTCAAGACCTCTATCCTGAACCAGACGTTACCGCAGAATAAGAGGCTTGTTGAGGAAAAACTTGCCGAAGAACTGGGGACGAGCAGAACGCCGGTCCGGGAGGCGATCCAAAAACTTGAAAAAGAGGGTCTCATCCATAAGCTGTCCAAGGGTGGTTACGCGGTAAGCGCCATCACGGACGAGGACGTCGAAGAGGTCTTCGGTATTCGTGGTATCCTCGAGGGCTATGCCGCATATCTTGCTACGATGAGGGTTACCGACGAGGATATCAGATCCCTGGAAGAGATCGTGGACAGGGAAGAGCAGTGCCTGCAAAGAGGAGACATCGAAGAGTGTATCAGACTGAATACCGAATTCCACGACAGGCTATACAGGACTGCCCGGAGCGCCAAACTTTACGGCATCATCAATGACCTGAGAGATTATATCTATCGTTACAGGATCATTATCCTGCGATATGAGGGCATGGCAGAGGTCTCCATAAAGGACCACCGTGAGATGATTCTCCTTATGAAATCAAAGCGCGCTACCAGGGTAGAGCGGCTTGTACGAAAACATATTACCCGTGGGAAGACCATCGTTAAAAAGAAGATTAAACAGGAAGTCCTGAAACATGGAGTTGGTAAAAAAGGTTCTTCAAGGGGATGA